Proteins encoded by one window of Lathyrus oleraceus cultivar Zhongwan6 chromosome 1, CAAS_Psat_ZW6_1.0, whole genome shotgun sequence:
- the LOC127097682 gene encoding uncharacterized protein LOC127097682: protein MAGRNDRVIVNAFEPVVQALQGQQNHQDVDDELCGLDKFQRNKSSSFKGIYDPEDWWDNERQRLEAVVIEIAWVVFRVHFLEKYFLEDVRSKKEIEFLELKQGNMIVVEYAAKFEKLVKFYPHYNGLVVKGSKCIKFESGLRPEIKQGIGIYDEDNKARSTHYKSMSERRGKNQYYGKSYSALADRGKQKNPSYEETRASVKCFKCGELGRCANEYMNNIMSTNYQKSKKFQSRGKVFALSGSETNSSDRLIRSMYFINSTPQIAIIDMGRTHPFILLDYVERCGLNLSFMVGSMIVDTPTLGLFDASDELFVSTKQVDEFIKDDTKVFLILASMKAESKVTIDLVPGASSVSMALYRMYAFELSELKKQLEELLEKKFV from the exons ATGGCTGGAAGAAATGATCGCGTTATTGTTAATGCTTTTGAGCCAGTGGTTCAGGCGCTGCAGGGGCAACAGAATCATCAAGATGTTGATGATGAGTTATGTGGGTTGGACAAGTTTCAAAGGAACAAGTCGTCATCTTTCAAGGGAATATATGATCCAGAGG ACTGGTGGGATAATGAGCGCCAGAGACTAGAAGCAGTTGTTATTGAGATTGCTTGGGTTGTATTCCGAGTTCATTTCCTGGAGAAGTACTTTCTTGAGGATGTGCGAAGCAAGAAGGAGATCGAGTTCCTCGAACTCAAGCAGGGGAATATGATTGTTGTTGAATATGCTGCTAAGTTTGAAAAGCTTGTGAAGTTTTATCCACACTACAATGGTCTGGTTGTGAAGGGGTCGAAGTGCATTAAGTTTGAGAGCGGattgcgtcctgagatcaaacaggGTATTGG gatttatgatgaggataaCAAGGCTCGTTCTACTCATTATAAGAGCATGAGTGAGAGGAGGGGGAAGAATCAGTATTATGGGAAATCGTATAGTGCTCTAGCTGATAGAGGTAAGCAAAAAAATCCAAGTTATGAAGAGACTCGTGCTTCTGTCAAGTGCTTCAAGTGTGGCGAGTTAGGCCGCTGTGCTAATGAGTACATGAATAACATTATGAG TACTAACTATCAGAAGTCAAAGAAATTTCAGTCTAGGGGAAAAGTATTTGCTTTATCAGGGTCAGAGACTAATAGCTCAGACAGGTTGATTCGAAGTATGTATTTTATCAATAGTACTCCGCAGATTGCTATTATTGACATGGGTAGAACGCATCCGTTTATTTTGCTTGATTATGTTGAAAGGTGTGGTTTAAATTTGTCTTTTATGGTTGGGAGTATGATTGTCGATACCCCAACTTTAGGTTTG TTTGATGCAAGTGATGAGTTATTTGTGTCTACTAAGCAAGTAGATGAGTTCATTAAGGATGATACTAAAGTGTTTCTAATATTAGCTTCTATGAAGGCTGAAAGCAAAGTTACGATTG acttagtacctggtgCTAGTTCGGTGTCAATGGCTCTTTATAGAATGTATGCTTTCGAGTTAAGTGAGTTGAAGAAGCAATTGGAAGAgttgcttgagaagaagtttgtttaG